The nucleotide sequence AAACCTTTATTTCTTTTTCTGTTGTTGCCGCGCACGTTTCTCCATGATCTGCTGTAATTTCCGTTGTTCCGCAGCCATTACTGTATCAGACAATTCTGCCGGCTTCACATCACTACGTTTCAGTTTCTCAGAGTCAGAGATGCTCCGCATTTTAATACCGCGATACCAGACTGGATCACCATGGTCCTGCAGAGACAGTTTCGCGCCCCGATCAGCCAGATCCCCTCCCCGATTCGCCAGCAGTTCGACATGCCAGGCATAGCGCGGGTCAGTATAATCCAGATCGATTACTTTTTCCCCATTCAACCAGTGTTGAATGACAGTTCCCTGGCAGACAATTCGTCCCGTATTCCAATCCCCCACAGGACGTGTCGCATCGTGTGATGGAGGCAGACAAAAATAGATGGAAGCAGCACTGGTACGAGGATTCTTACCATCCACATGTTTGTTGTTATCCAGTATCTGATATTCATACTGACCGGGACGGTAATACACACCGCTGTTGCTGCCTTCCCCGACCTTCCATTCAAACTTCAATTCAAAATTGTCGGGCACATGCTCCGTTTCATAAACCAGGCTCCCCCCTTTACCGGCACGTGAAATGATGCCATCTTCGACTTTCCAGTTTCCACTGTGCTGCCAGCCTGAAAGATCCTTGCCGTTAAACAAGAGCTTGAATCCCTGCAGCTGTTCCTGTTCCGACAACTGATTTGGCTCAGAAGTACAACCGGTCTGGTGGAACTGCAGTAAAACCAGACATCCCAGACAGATGAGCGCAATCTGCTTTTTCATATTTTGACCTCGGTATTTTATATTGGATGATTACAAAATTGAATTCAGTCTGAAATCTGATTCAGCATCTGAAAGATCTGCTGATTGATTTTGGTTGAGGCATCCACTTCCAGATAACTCCAGCTTGATCTCCAGGTCTCGTACCCCTGCAGTACGTGTTGCTCCGGAGTGGGAAGATAACCGTTATAGCCGTTTGCCAGCGCAATAACAAAAGTTGGTTTAAGCGGGCTTTTCTGTTTTATCTCCAGACCGATCTCCGCAAATACTTCACAGGGTATCGCTACGATTCCCAACTCGCCGATTCGCAGTGCCTGCAGTTTGATATTCACGGTACCGGGCCCTTTATCAATATTGACTGTTTCCCTGGCATAGACTTCGTTGGTGGTTAAG is from Gimesia maris and encodes:
- a CDS encoding 3-keto-disaccharide hydrolase, whose translation is MKKQIALICLGCLVLLQFHQTGCTSEPNQLSEQEQLQGFKLLFNGKDLSGWQHSGNWKVEDGIISRAGKGGSLVYETEHVPDNFELKFEWKVGEGSNSGVYYRPGQYEYQILDNNKHVDGKNPRTSAASIYFCLPPSHDATRPVGDWNTGRIVCQGTVIQHWLNGEKVIDLDYTDPRYAWHVELLANRGGDLADRGAKLSLQDHGDPVWYRGIKMRSISDSEKLKRSDVKPAELSDTVMAAEQRKLQQIMEKRARQQQKKK